A single region of the Brassica rapa cultivar Chiifu-401-42 chromosome A03, CAAS_Brap_v3.01, whole genome shotgun sequence genome encodes:
- the LOC103838653 gene encoding NDR1/HIN1-like protein 26, whose product MHNKIGSLPVRSDPSARPISRHHSTSYIDRVKESLTTRVSKFICAIFLTVLLCLGIVFFILWINLRPHRPRFHISEFSLPGLGNTDGFETSHISFKITAHNPNQKVSVYYDSMEGSVYYKEKRVGSTKLTHPLYQDPKNTSLIEGVLRGPTMTVNKDRWKQMGRDRNQGKVVFRLDVVSVIRFKVYTWHSKRHRMHANCYVEVGWDGMLLSRNKDKRCPVYFT is encoded by the coding sequence ATGCATAACAAGATTGGCTCTCTACCGGTCAGATCCGATCCATCAGCCCGGCCTATATCCCGTCACCACTCAACGAGCTACATTGATCGGGTCAAAGAAAGCCTTACAACAAGAGTGTCCAAATTCATATGCGCTATTTTCTTAACGGTTTTGCTATGTTTAGGCATTGTTTTTTTCATCTTATGGATCAATCTACGTCCTCATCGACCCCGTTTCCACATCAGCGAATTCTCTCTCCCCGGTTTGGGCAACACTGACGGTTTCGAGACCTCCCATATAAGCTTCAAGATAACGGCTCATAACCCAAACCAAAAAGTTAGTGTTTACTATGATTCCATGGAAGGATCCGTTTACTACAAAGAGAAACGGGTCGGGTCGACTAAACTCACTCACCCATTGTACCAGGACCCGAAGAACACGAGTTTGATCGAAGGAGTCTTACGTGGGCCCACAATGACGGTGAATAAGGACCGTTGGAAGCAGATGGGACGAGACAGGAATCAAGGGAAGGTGGTGTTTCGTTTGGATGTAGTGTCCGTGATACGGTTTAAGGTGTACACTTGGCACAGTAAAAGGCATAGGATGCACGCAAACTGTTATGTTGAGGTCGGCTGGGATGGCATGTTGCTGAGCCGGAACAAAGACAAGAGATGTCCGGTTTATTTCACTTAA
- the LOC103841044 gene encoding uncharacterized protein LOC103841044 isoform X1, giving the protein MIGFDGFPWDSLVLRSDQKMGRTCGAQSESTCHNIQHMTIRGGQHSRTQLDCDLDLIKLSVSGGNRQMRTRCVQCYRSNEVLTYWYKRSCHGTRQMQRIRSSFFGACLIAMETWFILTVVDLQGVHPREGRSLNEVSLNTFKFLVVRFLLQQRREYYGALGDGNRVVKTRNHGNIYLVALDEGFFNKDVRCSWWGFFKKWCIFAMYWFFYKQKAAFLLVYGFSFPGILISSVSSLWFNVLFFTWCSSLAPLLHESKFLFMIILWNKFGFLGLWYGWFNVLFYIWCSSLALQLYESLLIFMIIFWNNIGLHGFWYGGFIIFEKEQTGDTFNGSVKPFGNIEEQVSTMVSSDHKKLGRLAYITRWNMIGT; this is encoded by the exons ATGATTGGTTTCGATGGATTTCCTTGGGATTCTTTGGttctcagatcagatcagaagaTGGGAAGAACATGTGGGGCTCAATCAGAGTCAACTTGCCACAATATACAACACATGACTATACGAGGAGGGCAGCATTCTCGTACACAG TTGGATTGTGACCTCGATCTCATTAAGTTAAGTGTGTCTGGTGGGAACAGACAAATGCGTACCAGATGCGTTCAGTGCTATCGGAGCAATGAGGTATTAACTTATTGGTACAAGCGGTCATGCCATGGGACTAGACAAATGCAGAGGATACGATCAAGCTTTTTTGGTGCTTGTCTGATCGCTATGGAAACATGGTTCATCCTAACTGTAGTTGACCTGCAAGGAGTGCATCCTAGGGAAGGAAGAAGCTTGAATGAGGTCTCTTTAAACACATTCAAATTTCTCGTAGTGAGGTTTCTCTTACAGCAGCGACGAGAATATTATGGAGCACTCGGGGATGGTAATAGAGTTGTGAAAACGAGGAATCATGGGAACATTTATTTGGTGGCATTGGATGAAGGCTTCTTCAATAAGGATGTACGGTGTTCCTGGTGGggcttttttaaaaaatggtgcATATTCGCAATGTATTGGTTTTTCTATAAACAGAAAGCAGCCTTTCTTTTAGTTTATGGTTTTTCATTTCCAGGCATTTTAATAAGCTCTGTGAGCAGTTTATGGTTCAATGTTTTATTCTTTACCTGGTGTTCTAGCTTGGCTCCTCTATTGCATGAGTCAAAGTTCCTCTTTATGATTATTTTGTGGAATAAATTTGGTTTCCTAGGCTTGTGGTATGGGTGGTTCAATGTTCTTTTCTATATCTGGTGTTCAAGCTTGGCTCTTCAGTTGTATGAGTCATTATTAATCTTTATGATTATCTTTTGGAACAATATTGGTTTACATGGCTTCTGGTATGGGGGTTTCATTATTTTTGAGAAGGAACAGACAGGAGATACGTTTAATGGGAGTGTAAAGCCTTTTGGAAATATAGAGGAACAAGTCTCAACTATGGTTTCATCAGACCACAAGAAATTGGGAAGATTGGCCTACATTACGAGATGGAACATGATCGGAACATGA
- the LOC103841044 gene encoding uncharacterized protein LOC103841044 isoform X2, producing the protein MRTRCVQCYRSNEVLTYWYKRSCHGTRQMQRIRSSFFGACLIAMETWFILTVVDLQGVHPREGRSLNEVSLNTFKFLVVRFLLQQRREYYGALGDGNRVVKTRNHGNIYLVALDEGFFNKDVRCSWWGFFKKWCIFAMYWFFYKQKAAFLLVYGFSFPGILISSVSSLWFNVLFFTWCSSLAPLLHESKFLFMIILWNKFGFLGLWYGWFNVLFYIWCSSLALQLYESLLIFMIIFWNNIGLHGFWYGGFIIFEKEQTGDTFNGSVKPFGNIEEQVSTMVSSDHKKLGRLAYITRWNMIGT; encoded by the coding sequence ATGCGTACCAGATGCGTTCAGTGCTATCGGAGCAATGAGGTATTAACTTATTGGTACAAGCGGTCATGCCATGGGACTAGACAAATGCAGAGGATACGATCAAGCTTTTTTGGTGCTTGTCTGATCGCTATGGAAACATGGTTCATCCTAACTGTAGTTGACCTGCAAGGAGTGCATCCTAGGGAAGGAAGAAGCTTGAATGAGGTCTCTTTAAACACATTCAAATTTCTCGTAGTGAGGTTTCTCTTACAGCAGCGACGAGAATATTATGGAGCACTCGGGGATGGTAATAGAGTTGTGAAAACGAGGAATCATGGGAACATTTATTTGGTGGCATTGGATGAAGGCTTCTTCAATAAGGATGTACGGTGTTCCTGGTGGggcttttttaaaaaatggtgcATATTCGCAATGTATTGGTTTTTCTATAAACAGAAAGCAGCCTTTCTTTTAGTTTATGGTTTTTCATTTCCAGGCATTTTAATAAGCTCTGTGAGCAGTTTATGGTTCAATGTTTTATTCTTTACCTGGTGTTCTAGCTTGGCTCCTCTATTGCATGAGTCAAAGTTCCTCTTTATGATTATTTTGTGGAATAAATTTGGTTTCCTAGGCTTGTGGTATGGGTGGTTCAATGTTCTTTTCTATATCTGGTGTTCAAGCTTGGCTCTTCAGTTGTATGAGTCATTATTAATCTTTATGATTATCTTTTGGAACAATATTGGTTTACATGGCTTCTGGTATGGGGGTTTCATTATTTTTGAGAAGGAACAGACAGGAGATACGTTTAATGGGAGTGTAAAGCCTTTTGGAAATATAGAGGAACAAGTCTCAACTATGGTTTCATCAGACCACAAGAAATTGGGAAGATTGGCCTACATTACGAGATGGAACATGATCGGAACATGA